The Candidatus Methylomirabilota bacterium DNA segment CTCGGCCTTCGGACAGACGGGTCCCTATCGCCAGCGTCCAGGGTTCGGCCGCATCGCCGCCGCTGTCGGGGGCCTCGCCTATCTTTCCGGCTACCCCGACCGGCCTCCCGTCACGCCCGGCACGCCGACCGTGCCCGACTATCTGGCCGGCGTCTTCGGGGCGCTCGGCGCGCTGATCGCGCTGCGCCACGCCGAGCGCACGGGACAGGGCCAGGTGGTAGATGTCGCGCTCTACGAGCCGATTCTCCGCGTGCTCGATGACGCGATCGCCGTGTACGGCCGTACGGGCCACGTGCGCGAGCGTATCGGCTCCGGGACCGAGAGCGCCGTCCCCCACAACCACTATCGGACCGGCGATGGGCGATGGATCGCCATCGCCTGCACGAACGACCGGATGTTTCTCCGCCTGCTGACGGCTATGGGGCGGGCGGATCTCGGTGCCGATCCGCGGGTTGCGACGATGCCCGCCCGCCTCGCGCACCGGGCGTTCGTGGACGAGCTGGTGTCCGTCTGGGTGGCCGAGCGGGACGCGGCCCGCACGCTCGAGATCCTGGCGGCGGCCGAGGTGCCGTCGTCGCCGGTGATGAGCGTCGCCGACCTCTTCACGGATCCCCAGGTGCAGGCGCGCCACAACATCGTGTCCATCGCGGCGGGCGCGCTGGGAGCGCTGGCCATGCCGGGTGTGGTGCCGCGCCTCACCGCGACGCCGGGCCAGATCCGCTCGGCGGGGCCCGCGACGCCGGGCGAGCACAACGAGGAGATCTACTGCGGCCGGCTCGGCCTCGCCAGGGCGGAGCTCGGGCGATTGCAGGAGCGCGGGATCGTCTGACCGGGATGTCAGTGGGCGCTGCGGCTCGAGCGCTCGACCCGCCCGGCGTCGGTGGCGACCACCATCTCGCTGAGCTGGCGCAGGATCTCCTTGGTGAGCAGCGGGCGGTTGTGGATCAGCCAGTCCAGACGCTCGGCCTTGATGACCAGCAGGTCGACGTCGGTCTGGGCCACCGCTCCTGCCGAGCGCGTGCCGGACTCGCGGAAGAGCGCCATCTGCCCGAAGAGCTCGCCCTCGCCCAGCGTCGTCAGCACCCGCTCGGTGCCGTCGAATTGCCGGCGGATCTCCACGGTGCCGGCGTGGACGACGTACGCCTCGCCGTGCGGATCGTCGCCCTCCCGGAAAATCGTCTCGCCGGCCTTGACCTTGCGACGCTCGACGTCGCCGAGGGTGAGGTTCTTGTAGATCTCCAGGCCGATGGAGGGCAGCGACGATTTCGCCTCCACGGGCAGCCGGGCGTTCGTCCAGCCGCCCAGGCCGCCCTTGAGGACGCGGGCGTTGACGTAGCCGCGCTGGCGCAGGAGCCTCGCCACGCGGGCGCTCGTCTGCTCCTCGCGGCTCGTGCAGTAGGCCACGATGAGCTGCCGGGGGTCGGCGTCGAGCTTGATCCGCCCGCTCTCGGCCTCCTCGGGCTCGAGCCGCACGGCCCCGGGCAGCTTCAGCGGGCTCGTCTCGTAATCCGTCTTCGTCCGGGCGTCGAGCAACAGCGGATTCACCCCGTTCTCCATGAACCCGATCACCTGAGCGGGCAGCACGCGGTAGCGGTTGCGCCACCACCGTCGTCCGGCCATGCCCCCAAAGGCGCCGACGCTGAGCAGCGTCACGCCGATCGTCGCCCACGCCCAGGGAAAGCCGCGGGGCGGAGGGTTCTTCACCTTGAAATCTGCCTCGGCCAGGACCTTCTTGACGTCGGTCAGATTGGGTAGCAGGCGGTTGGCCTCCTCGAAGCGGGCCAGCGCCGTGCCGTAGCGTCCGGCGAACAGCGCTTCGAGCCCGGCCACCCACAGCGGGCTGAAGCGGCTCTCGCCCGGCTGCACACTGGTGCCGTCGAGAAACTTGAGCACGTCGCCGGCCGGGATGAGGAAGTTGAAGCCCTGCACGATGGCTCCACCCCCCGGCGAGAGGGAGACGGCCGTGATCACGCCGACCAGGGAGGCGTCGCTGCCGATGGCCGGTCCGCCGCTGTTGCCGTGGCTGGCCGGGGCATCGGTCTGGATGAAGTCCTGGCCGATGGCGTCCTTGGGGAAGCCGGACACGGCGCCGTTGGTGACCGAGGCCTCCGGCATCATGCTCTGGCTCAGCAGCTCGTGGGACAGCACCACGGCGGGGAAGCCGAGGATGTGGACCGGATCGCCGATCTTGGCGTCCCGGGTGGAGATGGGAAGCGCCGGGTAGGGCCCCGCGGGCACGCGCAGCAGGGCCAGGTCCCGCCCGGAATCGGGCACCGGGCGATTGCTCGCGTCGAGCAGCACCGGCGGGCTGAACTTCCTCACCTCGGCCGGCAGGCGCGTGCCGTTCGAGAGCAGGACCGTCAGCGAGGGCCGCGCCGTGAACTCCATCCGGGGCATCGCGCGGTCGGTGGCGGCGCGGCGGATCCGGTCCTCGAGCTCCGGGCTCTGGCCGCGCATGAGCCGCCGGGCCTTCAAGGCGGGGTCGACGCAGGCCTCCTCGATCGCCTTCTTTTTCAGCTCGTGGGACACCCAGGGGGGCAGGCGATGGACCGGATCGACGACGTGGGCGTTGGTGATCAGCCAGCCGCGGCCGTCCACGAACCAGCCGGTACCGGTCTCGATGAACGGCGCCGGCTTGACGATGACCGGCCCCTGCCCGCAATCGAGCGAGACCTCCGCGTCGACTCGAGCGGTGATGAGCGTGACGGCTGGCTTGGCGCGGAGGATTGCCTCCTGCACGGTCAGGGCGTGGCCCGCACCAGGCAACGCGAGTCCGGCGATGATGACGAGCGTGCCGAGCCAGCGTGACATCGTCCGCACCCTACCATGGAGCCCGAATGCTCTGCACAGCCCGGGCCGAGACTCGCGGGGGGTGACGTGTCCTGTCACGTCGCTGACGGTTTTGGCAAGCCCCCGCGGGGGTTTGGTGTAGCCCCAGGCTTCACTACCGAGATTCTAACAGCTTGATTTCGCTGAGGTGATTCAAGTTTTACCGGTCTGGCATCGCCGGTGCACCACCAGCGTCCTGGAGGCGCTGAGCCATGATGGGGCTGTGGAGTCGGATCCTGAGCCGGATGCGGGACCGCCGCGGCTTCACGCTCGTGGAGCTGATCATGGCCGTGGCGATCATCGCCATCCTCGCCTCGATCGCCATCCACCTTTATGTGAACCTGGCCGCCAAGACCCGGCTGACGAAGGCCCAGAGCGAGGTCCGGACCATCGCGACGGCCGTGTCGGTGTTCGAGGGTCACATGGGGGCGCTGCCGCCGAACCTGGGCGCGCTCACGGCGCCCGCCACCAATGCAGCCGGCATGACGGCCGGACCTTTCCTGGCCCAGGTGCCCACGCCGCCCGGCGGGATGTGGACCCCTTACGTCTATCTCCCGAACCCCGACGGGACGTTCGCGGTCACGGTCTCGGGAGAGGGCAACACCATCAGCTTCCCCTAGAAGCGCGCGAGGTAGCGCGCCAGCGGAGGCGCTTCCCGCTCTCCCAGCCGGACGGCGACCCGCAGCTGCTCGAGGTATTGCTCGAGCGTCCGGCCTCCCAGGTGGATCTTGCGCTCGGTGAAGAAGGCATGCACGTCCCGTTCGAGCTCGGCCGCGGCCAGGCCGATCACGCCCTCGCACATCCGACGCAGTCCGTGCTTGGGGAAGATCCGGTCCATCTGCTCCCAGCGGTCCTTGACGAACTGCCAGGCGCGCTCGCGCGCGTGCACGCTCATGAGCGCGGCTCGCAGCACGAACGGGCCGTCCTGGGTGCGGACCTCTCCGTTGACCGTCCGCTCGAGTGTCTGGGCGACGAGCTCGGGCGGCCGGAAGCCGATGAGCGCGTAGAGGTAGCGTTGCTCTTCCTGGGGCGTGGCGGCGGTGCGGAAGCGCTGCAGGAACTGGGCGTAGCGACTGGCGTCGCCGGCGTGGGCCAGGATGGCGATGAGGGCCGGCACCACGCTGGCATCCACGGTGGTGGGGTCCCGCAGCCACTCGGCGTACAACTCGGCGGCGCGCGCCTGGGTGACGGGATCGTTGCCCAGCGTGCCCATCGCCCGCAGCACGTCGGCGCGGAGCTGTCGCGTCAGGTCGTCTTCTCCCTCGCGGGGGGCCCAGCCCAGGTCGGACACGATGGGGGCGAGCAGAGCTCGGGCGAAGGCTTCCAGCCGCGGGCGGTCGGTCGGGCCGAGGACGCGGTTGAGCGTCCCCAGCGAGGCCAGCAGGAGTGTCCACACGTTGCGGTCACGCTCGCCGTGGAAGCGGGTCGCCAGATCCAGGTACTCGGTGGCCGGCATGAGGCCGGCGGTGACGGCGGCCCAGGCGTCTGACACGAGGTTGAACCGCTCGATCGGCGCCAGGGTGTCGAGCCGCTGCACCAGCGCGTCCAGGAGATCGCCGGCGTAGCGGACCCGATAGAAGCCGTGCCCGCCGGCGTTCACAAGCGCCCACTGGAACCCCCGGGGCAGGGCGATTCGGGTCTCGGCATCCGTCAGCAGCAGCCGTTCGGTGGCCGTGCCGCCCGATGCTCCGAGCTGGAGCTGCACCGGAATCTGCCAGCGCTGGTCCCGGCCGTCCGCCGCCGTGGTGAAGGGCGGAGGCTCCGGCAGCGAGGTGAAGCGTTGCTGGGAGAGCACGAGGTGGGTGCCCTCCCGGCGGGCGCTCACCAGCGGGAAGCCCGGCTTGAAGACCCAGGCGTCCATGACGGCGGCGATGTCCGCTCCCGAGACGCGGCCCAGCGCGGCCCACAGGTCCCCGGTGTCCGCGTTGGCGTAGCTGTGGGCGCGCAGGTAATCACGGACGCCCGCCCGAAAGACGTCGGCCCCGAGGTACTGCTCCAGCATGCGCAGGACGGAGGCGCCCTTCTCGTACGTGAGCACGTCGAACATCGCGTCGGCATCCCGGGCCGCCCGCACCGCGTACTCGATGGGGCGCGTCGACCAGAGGCCGTCCACGGTGAACGCGGCCGTCCGAGAGACCCCGAAGGTGTTCCAGCGCTTCCACTCGGGCTTCCAGGCGTCCACGGCCAGCATCTCCATGAACGTGGCGAAGGCCTCGTTGAGCCAGATGCCGTTCCACCAGGACATGGTGACCAGGTCGCCGAACCACATGTGGGCATTCTCGTGGGCGACGACGTCGGCGATGCGCTCGAGCTCGCTGTGCGTGGCCTGGCGCTCGTCGACCAGGAGGGCCGTCTCCCGGAAGGTGATCGCGCCGAGGTTCTCCATCGCCCCGGCGGCAAAGTCCGGGATGGCCAGCAGGTCCAGCTTGTCGCCCGGATAGGGCAGCGCGTAGTACCGCTCGAAGAACGCCAGCGACGCCGCTGCCACCTGGAGCCCGAAGCCGGCCAGCCGGCGCTTGCCGGGCACGCACCAGACGCGGACCGGCGCCTGACCGACCGGCACCGGGTCGGTGGCCTCCAGCTCGCCGACCACGAACGCGACCAGATAGGTGGACATCCGGATCGTGTCGGCGAAGGTGACGACCTTCTTGCCGCCTGCGATCCGCTCCCCCGTGATGCGGGTGTTGCTGACCGCGGTGAGCGCGGGATCGATCACGAGGGTGGAAGCGAACACGGCCTTGAAGCTCGGCTCGTCCCAGCACGGAAAGGCCCGCCGGGCGTCGGTGGCTTCGAACTGGGTGGCGGCCAGTGTCCGGGTCGCTCCGCTGGCGTCCTTATAGGTGCTGCGATAGAAGCCGCGGAGCTTGTCGTTGAGCGTTCCCTGGAAGGCCAGACGGAGCTGCCAGGTGCCCGGGCCCAGCGGCTGCTCGAAGGCGAGGCGGCACCGCTCGAGGTCCTCCTCCAGGCTCACCGCAGCGCGGTACGTCGCGCCGGCCCCGCCGGTGACGACCGCCTCGGTGATCTTCAGCTCGGCGGCGTTCAGCACGATCTCCGCGGTCGCTTCGGTCACCTCGAGGGTGACGACCTCCGAGGCGGCGAAGCTGGCCGTGGTGAGATCGGGCTCGAGGCGCAGCTCGTAACGCGTGGGGGCGACGTGGCGAGGTAGCCGGTACGGATCCACCGTGTTGACCTCCCGGGTGAGCGATGACCGCGCTCCCACTCTACTCCAGGAGTGGACGCGTGTGCGGCCGCCGTCGTCCGTTTCATGTTGATTCGTCCCCGACCGAGCGTGCTGCAGCCGCGGTGCGATCCAAAGCGGCTGCTCCCAGCACGCCGGCGAGCAGACCCGCCAGCAGGTCCCACCCGGAGGAATGGCCGATCCGGGTGAGCCGGCCGGCGGCTACGATGGCGCTCGAGGTGGATCCGGCCGCCAGGGCGCCCGCGAGGTCGTGGAGCGGTTCGTAGCCTTCGCCCGCGAGCAGATCCGCCAGCAGCACGGCGCTGATGGGATGGGTGCGGGCGCGGGCGA contains these protein-coding regions:
- a CDS encoding CoA transferase, with protein sequence MSDALTGMTVVDLATFLAAPMCATLLGEFGAEVIKVEQPGGGDDLRRLGRAVAPDASSYWWFVEARNKKSITCNLRSPEGQALVKRLAAGAHVMAENFRPGTLERWNIGWEALSAVNPALVLVRISAFGQTGPYRQRPGFGRIAAAVGGLAYLSGYPDRPPVTPGTPTVPDYLAGVFGALGALIALRHAERTGQGQVVDVALYEPILRVLDDAIAVYGRTGHVRERIGSGTESAVPHNHYRTGDGRWIAIACTNDRMFLRLLTAMGRADLGADPRVATMPARLAHRAFVDELVSVWVAERDAARTLEILAAAEVPSSPVMSVADLFTDPQVQARHNIVSIAAGALGALAMPGVVPRLTATPGQIRSAGPATPGEHNEEIYCGRLGLARAELGRLQERGIV
- a CDS encoding prepilin-type N-terminal cleavage/methylation domain-containing protein → MMGLWSRILSRMRDRRGFTLVELIMAVAIIAILASIAIHLYVNLAAKTRLTKAQSEVRTIATAVSVFEGHMGALPPNLGALTAPATNAAGMTAGPFLAQVPTPPGGMWTPYVYLPNPDGTFAVTVSGEGNTISFP
- a CDS encoding cyclic nucleotide-binding domain-containing protein; the protein is MSRWLGTLVIIAGLALPGAGHALTVQEAILRAKPAVTLITARVDAEVSLDCGQGPVIVKPAPFIETGTGWFVDGRGWLITNAHVVDPVHRLPPWVSHELKKKAIEEACVDPALKARRLMRGQSPELEDRIRRAATDRAMPRMEFTARPSLTVLLSNGTRLPAEVRKFSPPVLLDASNRPVPDSGRDLALLRVPAGPYPALPISTRDAKIGDPVHILGFPAVVLSHELLSQSMMPEASVTNGAVSGFPKDAIGQDFIQTDAPASHGNSGGPAIGSDASLVGVITAVSLSPGGGAIVQGFNFLIPAGDVLKFLDGTSVQPGESRFSPLWVAGLEALFAGRYGTALARFEEANRLLPNLTDVKKVLAEADFKVKNPPPRGFPWAWATIGVTLLSVGAFGGMAGRRWWRNRYRVLPAQVIGFMENGVNPLLLDARTKTDYETSPLKLPGAVRLEPEEAESGRIKLDADPRQLIVAYCTSREEQTSARVARLLRQRGYVNARVLKGGLGGWTNARLPVEAKSSLPSIGLEIYKNLTLGDVERRKVKAGETIFREGDDPHGEAYVVHAGTVEIRRQFDGTERVLTTLGEGELFGQMALFRESGTRSAGAVAQTDVDLLVIKAERLDWLIHNRPLLTKEILRQLSEMVVATDAGRVERSSRSAH
- a CDS encoding M1 family metallopeptidase, with product MDPYRLPRHVAPTRYELRLEPDLTTASFAASEVVTLEVTEATAEIVLNAAELKITEAVVTGGAGATYRAAVSLEEDLERCRLAFEQPLGPGTWQLRLAFQGTLNDKLRGFYRSTYKDASGATRTLAATQFEATDARRAFPCWDEPSFKAVFASTLVIDPALTAVSNTRITGERIAGGKKVVTFADTIRMSTYLVAFVVGELEATDPVPVGQAPVRVWCVPGKRRLAGFGLQVAAASLAFFERYYALPYPGDKLDLLAIPDFAAGAMENLGAITFRETALLVDERQATHSELERIADVVAHENAHMWFGDLVTMSWWNGIWLNEAFATFMEMLAVDAWKPEWKRWNTFGVSRTAAFTVDGLWSTRPIEYAVRAARDADAMFDVLTYEKGASVLRMLEQYLGADVFRAGVRDYLRAHSYANADTGDLWAALGRVSGADIAAVMDAWVFKPGFPLVSARREGTHLVLSQQRFTSLPEPPPFTTAADGRDQRWQIPVQLQLGASGGTATERLLLTDAETRIALPRGFQWALVNAGGHGFYRVRYAGDLLDALVQRLDTLAPIERFNLVSDAWAAVTAGLMPATEYLDLATRFHGERDRNVWTLLLASLGTLNRVLGPTDRPRLEAFARALLAPIVSDLGWAPREGEDDLTRQLRADVLRAMGTLGNDPVTQARAAELYAEWLRDPTTVDASVVPALIAILAHAGDASRYAQFLQRFRTAATPQEEQRYLYALIGFRPPELVAQTLERTVNGEVRTQDGPFVLRAALMSVHARERAWQFVKDRWEQMDRIFPKHGLRRMCEGVIGLAAAELERDVHAFFTERKIHLGGRTLEQYLEQLRVAVRLGEREAPPLARYLARF